CCGGGCTGATCGAGATGACAGGCGACAAGGGCGCGCCGGGCCTGTGGATGACGGCGGCCGCGATCTGCGGGCTGATCGCGACGCTGGTGCTCTACCGGCGCAACGTGAGTCCGGCGGACGCACGGCGCGTGCCGGCGGTCTGAACCCCCGTCTTCTCCTTCACACCAGCCGCAAGCCGCCGTCGCACTCGATCACCGTGCCCGTGGTGTAGCCGTTCTCGATCAGGAACTGGATGGCATGCGCCACGTCCTGCGGCTGCCCCACGCGGCCGACGGGCAGCGTCTCGACCTGCTGGCGGAACAGGTCGTCCTTCATCGCGGTGGGCACGCGGTTCCACCAGGGCGTGTCGATGAGGCCGGGTGACACGGCATTCACCCGGCTCGGCTTCAGCTCGCGCGCCAGGCTGCCCACCATCGCTTCGAGCGCGCCGTTGATCGCGGCCAGCCCCGCTGTGCCGGGCAGCGAATTGCGCGCGGAAATCGCCGTCACGAAGGTCAGGCTGCCGCCCTTGCGCAGCACGCGCGCGCCGGCTTGCGCCGCTTCGAGCTGCGGCCAGAACTTGGCCTCGAAGCCGCGGCGCAGCGACTGAAGATCGAGCTGCGCGAATTCGCCCGCGCCCTCGCCGCCGCTGAGCGTGAGCACCAGGTGATCGACGGGCCCGGTCTTCTCGAAGAAAGCATCGAGCGCACCGCGATCGCAGGCGTCGAAGGCCGCGCCGCTCACGTTCTTGCCCAAGCCGCCGATCGCTTCCTGCAGCTTGCCGCTGTCGCGCCCAGTCGCGATCACGCGGGCACCGGTTGCCGCAAGGCGCCGCACGGTTTCGAGCCCCACGCCCGACGAGCCGCCGACCACCACCACTGTCTGTTGTTCCAAAGCCATGTCGACTCCTTTGAATGCCTGATGAAGAAAGTGCCTTCAGGTTAGGGAGCGGCGCCCTATCATTCAAATCGTTTGAAACCATGGAATACATCAACGAAAGTGATTTCAGGCGGCTCGACCTGAACCTGCTGCTGGTGTTCCACGCGCTGCTGCACGAACGCAGCGTCACGCGTGCGGCGCAGCGCCTGTTCATTGGCCAGCCGGCCCTGAGCGGCGCGCTCAAGCGCCTGCGCGCGGCCCTGGGCGACGAGCTGTTCGTGCGCACCTCGCACGGCATGACGCCGACGCCGCGCGCGCTCGAACTCGCGCGCGTCATCGAGCCGCTGCTGCTGTCGCTGCAGCAGGCGCTGCATGCACAGCCGGCGTTCGACCCCGCCACGGCCGAGCGCGTGTTCCGCATCGGCCTGAGCGATGCGCTCGAGGTGGCGCTGATGCCGCAGCTCATGCAGCGGCTTTCCGAACAGGCGCCGGGCGTGCGGCTCGTCGCGCGCGCGGCCGACCGCACCAACGCGCCCGGCATGCTCGACGCGGCCGAGATCGAACTGGCGGTGGGCGTGTTCATCGAGTGCGCCGCATGGCACCGGCAGCGCGCGCTGTTCGGCTGGCACTTCGTCTGCGTCTACAACGCCGCGCTCGTGAAGACACGCGGCAAGCGGATCACGCTCCAGGAATACCTGCACCACCCGCACCTGCTGACCTCGTTCAGCGCCGACCTGAGCGGGCTCGTCGACGATCTGCTGCGCGAGCAGGGGCATGCGCGCCAGGTCGTGTTCTCCAGCCGCAACTTCGCGACCAGCCCTTTCATCGTGCGGCAGATGCCCGCCATCACCACCGTACCCACCTTCGCCGCCGCCACGTGGCGCGACGCGCTCGGGCTGGCCGTGAGCCCGTTGCCTTTCGAAACACCGGCCTACGAAGTGTCGCTGCTGTGGGCGGCGGCGCGCGACGGCGATCCAGGCCTGCAGTGGCTGATCGGCCTCATGGCCGAGGTGTTCGGCGAGAAGCCCGTGTGTTGATCCAGCGCGCACCGTACGTTGACCGGGAGCGCAGCATCCACGGTGTCCCGGGTGGAAACACCGATGATGTCGCGCCCCCGCGTGCCTATCCTGCGGAAGCGCTTCCGGGCGCCCTCCACGGAACCCACGGCATGAACGCACACCATTTCAGCACGCTGCTCGAACACCCCGCCGACCGGCAGGCCTGCTGGGGCCGGATCAACACCACCTACTTCGGCGCGCTGAACGTGCAGTGCCTGGACACAGGCACCTTCGACGCGCGCATGGACGCCTACGAACTCGGCCCGCTGGGCATGTTCATGATCGAGGCGCCCTCGCACCGCGTGGCGCGGCCCGACATGCGCAGCGAGATCGCGCTCGACGAGCACTACAAGCTGGTGCTGCAGCTCGAAGGCCACGGCCACATCTCGCAGCGCGACCGCGAGTTCCACCTGCACCCCGGCGACTGGAGCCTGTACGACCCACGCGTGCCCTACGCCATCACCAACCCCGAGCGCTCGCGCCTGCTGGCCATCACCATCCCGCGCCAGCAGTTCAAGGGCATGAAGATCCCCGACCTGCACACCTGCGAGGCGCACACGCCGGCCATGCAGGGGCTCTACGCGGTGCTCGGCTCGTTCCTCACCTCGCTGGCCGACCAGCTGCCCTCGCTGCCCAACGCAGTCGGCCGCTCGGTCAGCGACACGGTGCTGGGCCTGCTGGCCTCCACGCTGGCCACTCACTCCGACGAGCAGTTCGGCGCGCACCCGGTGCCTGGCGTGCTGAAGGTGCGCGTGAAACAGTTCGTGCACGCGCACCTCGCGGACCCGACCCTGTCGCTCGACCTCATCGCGCAGCAGCTGCGTTGCTCCAAACGCTACCTGCACCGCGTGTTCGAGGACGAGGAGCAGACGCTCGACCGCTTCATCTGGCAGATGCGGCTCGAGCGCTGCAGCGAGGCGCTGCGCAACGCGGCGGGCGGTCGCACGTCGGTGTCGGAGATTGCCTTTGCCTGGGGCTTCAACAGCAGTGCGCATTTCTGCCGAGTGTTCAAGGCGCAATACGGCGTGTCGCCGCGCGAGTTCCAGCGGCGCGGGGCGGAAAAGGCTCCTTCACCCGCACTCACACACTAGGTCTGATCCTAGTTTTCCCCGCTCGATCGAGTTCCTGCCATTCCCGTGCAAGGCAAGCATCAGATGAATTGAACGATGCGGCTTCACTTGAGTCGCAGCGATCAGCCAACTAGCCGATTGCAAGGATGATCGTAGATGCTGCAGTCATCGCACCATCTACGTCACCAGTCCCGAGTCGCATCGCCAACAACTCGGCCCGTCTCAAATCCCTTATCTGCAATCTGCGTTCCACCGACGAACAACAGAGACGACATGAAGAAGAAACACGTTTGCAACCAAAGAGGCAGCGTGCTTCGCAAGGCGGGCAATACAGCAAGCACCAACAAGATAAAGATGGCACACCCCATAACCAAGGAAGCTACAAAGTAGAGGCGATGTTCGGTAGCAATGACAATGGGGAGACGCTGCGGATTCGCCTTTAATGCTGCGACCCGTTCTTCGAATCTCGCTCGACGCTTCGCGCTCCGGCTACGAATAAGGCCAAGGCCCTTGACCGGGAGCACTGCCAAGCGTGGATAGAGAAATTGGCTCAGGAAATTCACCAATATTCCGACCACCACTACCGATCCCCACCAACCCACATTGGTGAGATTACTCAACAGCTCGTTCATCTTTTTCCTCCGTCAATTTTTCCTTGTTAAGCATGGTAGCTATGTCGCTGCCGAATTGACATCGCGAATTTTTTTCGAGGAGCAGTACAGGACAAACGAAGAAGCTGTCCAACCTGCACCCTTCATGCGCCATGACAAAACCGTAATCGCCGCGTAGTCCGATGGGCAGTTGGTCTTTCTAGAGTGGATCACCGATGCGCTCCCTTGAGGAAACGTCCGCATCACATGGCTATCCCAACACAGAAAGGACCTCTACATGAAACGCACCCTGCTCGCCCTCGGCGCCCTCGCATTCTTCTCCACCGCCTTCGCGCAACAGCCGCACGCCCACAGCGCGGAAGCCGAGGCCGACTTCGACAGCAAGCCGCAGGCCGCCGCCGAAGCGAAGAAGAACAGCAAGCAACCCGGCGCGGTGCGCATCAAGGACGGCGGCACCGCGCGCGGCGAAGGTTCCGCCGTACCGACGGCCAGCAAGACGGAGAAGGCCGGTGAAGCCCGCGCCGAGGCGCGCGAGGCCAAGCCCCACAGCCTGCCCAAGCCGAGCGGCACGCCGAAGTAAGGCGACCCTTCAGGCCGCCGCGAGATAGCTGCTGTGCAGTATCTCCGGCCGGCTTCTCAGCTCCTCCGACGAGCCCGCGAAGGCCATGCGACCACGCTCCAGCACATAGGCGCGGCTCGACACCGCGAGCGCCACCGTGGTGAACTGTTCGATCAGCAGCACGCCCACGCCTTCGCGCGCGACCTGTTGCACCACCTCCACCAGCCGCTTGACCACCGTGGGCGCGAGCCCCAGCGAGAGCTCGTCGATGGCCAGGTAGCGCGGCTTGCCGATCAGCGCCTGCGCGATGCAGACCATCTGCTTCTGGCCGCCCGAGAGCGAACGCGCGGGCAGCGCGAGCTTCACGCGCAATTCCGGAAACACCGCGAGCACCTGCTCCACCGCATCGGCCACGCGCGCAGCGGGCAACGCGGTAGCGGCGGCACGCAGGTTGTCGAGCACCGAGAGATCGCCCAGCACGCGGTGGCCCTCAGGCACCACCGCCACGCCGAGCGCACGCACGCGCTCGGGCCGCTGGCCGTGCAGCGCATGGCCCTCGACCTCGATGCGTCCGCCCGCAATCGGCAGCACGCCGCCGATGGCCATCACCGTGCTCGACTTGCCCGCGCCGTTCGCACCCAGCAGCGCCGTCACTTCGCCGGGAGGCACCTGCAGGTCGATGCCGTGCAGCACGGCCTTGCCGCCGCGCTGCAGGCGCAGATCGTTCACGCTCAGCATGTGCTTGTCACTCCGTTCCGAGGTAGGCCTTGCGCACGGCCGGGTCGTCGAGCACCTGGCGCGTCGGGCCGAGCGCGAGTCGGCGGCCGAAATCGAGCACCAGGGTCTGCGTGCAGGTGGCCGCGATCAGGTCTACGTCATGGTCGATCAGCAGCACCTGCGCGCCGCAGAAAGCGTGCACCGAGCCGATCACGCGGCGCAGCGCGCCGGCCTCCTGTTCGGTGAGGCCCGCGCCGGGTTCGTCGAGCAGGAGCAGCTTGGGCGCGCCGACCAGCGACTTGGCGATCTCCAGCATGCGGCGCTGGAACAGGTTGAGCCGATGGCCCGGCACCGTTGCCGCATCGAGCAGGCCGGTGTGCGCCAGCGCGCGCGCGACCTGCGCCACCGCATCGCTGCGCGCATGCGGCACGTGGTCGAGCAGGGCGCGCACGTTGTCCCACACACTGAGGTCCTCCACCACCTGCTCGGTCTGGAACGACCGGCGCAGGCCGAAGCGCACGCGCTCGATGGGCTTCAGGCCCAGCAGGTCAGCGCCGTCCACCGCGACGGTGCCGCCGCGCGGCAGCACGAGGCCGCTGAGCACGTTGACCAGCGTGGTCTTGCCCGCGCCGTTGGGGCCGATGAGGCCGCACACCGGCGCATCGAGTTCGGCGCTCAGCGCGTCGATGGCCTTGACACCGCCGAAGGCGACGGTGAGATCGCTGATGCGGATCATGGCGCGGCATCCTTGCCGCCAGACAGCCGCTGGCGCACTGCTGCGAAGGCGCCGGCCAGTTGTCCGGCGATGCCGCTGGGCGCGGTGATGAGGGCATGCAGCAACGCGACGCCGAAGAAGATCATCGCCAGATAGCCATTCACCCCGAAGTCCGTCAGCAGCGCCGGCACCGCGCGAAGCAGCAAGCCGGCAATCAGCGCGCCCGCCCAGTTGTAGGCCCCTCCCACCACCGTGAGCGCGAACAGCATCACCGAGTCGCCCGCGGTGAAGGCGCGCCCGTCGAGCTGCCCCACGCCGCCCGCAAGCAATGCGCCCGCCACGCCGGCGCAGAAGCCCGCGAGGCCGAAGGCCCAGGTCTGGTAGCGCAGGATGTTGACGCCGGCCGCCACGGCCGCCGCCTCGCCGCGCCGGATCAGCGCCCACGAGCGCCCGGCGCGCGTGCGTCGGTGAAGCTCGATCAACGCCAGCACCGCCGCCAGCCACACGGCCACGTAGCGGAAGTACGCCGCGTCGGACAGCGCCAGCGCGGGCCGGGGCATCATCAGCCGCTCGCTGCCGAACACGCGGCCCAGCCATCCCGCGCCGCCGTCGGGAAAACCCGTGACGTTGATGAGCACCTGGAAGCCGCCCGCCATCATCATCGTGACGAGCGCCAGGTACAGCCCCTTGAGCCGCAGCGCCGGCAGCCCCGCGAGCATGCCCACCACGCACGACAGCAACCCGCCCACGAGCACCGACAGCTCGAAGGGCCAGCCCAGCCCGTGCCCCGCGCGCAATGCGATCCAGCCGCCCACGCCGAGCAGCGCGTACTGGCACAGCGATACCAGCCCCAGCTGCCCGTAGAGCAGCGCCACGCCGGCCGCCGCGATCGACAGCGCGAGCGAGGAGGTCAGCGTCTTGATCCAGTAGGCATTGGCCAGCCACGGTACAACGAGGCCGATGAGCAGCACGCAGCCCACCATCACCGCCAGCGAGATGCGCGCGCGGCGCGATGCTTGCGCGAGCGAAGCCGGCGGCCCCTGCACGTCGTGCGCCGGCACAGCCCCGACGATGGTCGAAGAGGCGCTCATGCCTGCCGCGTCCCGGTGCGATAGAACACGATCATCGCCAGCGCGATCAGAAACGGCGTGGCAGTGCGGAACGCTGCGAAGCCCGGCACGGTGATCGCCAGCGCCTCCAGTACGCCGATGGCGATGCCGCCCGCCACCGTGGCCGGCAGCGAGTGCAGGCGGCCGATGATGGCGGCGGCAAAGGCCGGAATCACCAGGAAGGTCAGCAGCGTGGCCTGCAGCCGCACGATGTTCGCGAGCAGCAGGCCGCACACGCCGGCGAAGGCTCCGCTGAGCACCCAGGCCACTGTGTCGACGCCCAGCACGCGGATGCCGAGCAGCGCGCTCAGGTCGCGGTCGTTGGCCAGCGCGCGCATCTTCAGGCCCACGCGCGTCTTCGACAGCAGCAGGCCCACGCCGCCCATCATCAGCACGGCCAGCGCGAGCCCCAGGGCGCGGGTATGGGTAAGCCGCACCTCGACCTCGCCCAGCACGAAGTCGATGGCGCCCGCGTCGGTAGGCAGCACCAGCCGGCGCGGCTGTTCGCCCCAGTACCACTCGGTGAAGCCCACCACCACCAGCGCGAAGCCCAGCGTCGCGATGCTGCGGATGGTCGGATCGCGGTGCGACAGCCGCGGCGCCAGCAGCCGTCCGTAGGCCAGCGACAGCAGCATCGAAGTGACGATGGCCGCGCACCACGCCAGCCCCTGCGGCCAGTCCGCCTCGAGCATCGACCAGGCCACGTAGGCGCCGATCGCGCCGATGGCACCGAAGGCGAAGTTCAGCACGCCCGACGAGCGGTAGAGCACCACCAGCCCCACGCCGGAGAGCGCATACACCGCGCCCAGGCCCAGGCCCGAGATGACGAAAGGCAGGTATTCGTCCATGGCCGGGCGCGCTTACTTCAGGCCCATCTTCTGCTCGTCGGCGCGGATGTCGACCAGCTCCGGGTCGTCCGCCGTCAGGCAGCCGCCGGGGGCGAAGCGCCAGCCGTTGCCGTCGGGGCTGGCGACCGGGCCGCTGTTGTTGGCGTTGTGGCGGTTGCCGTTGCCCACGTAGAAGGGCTTGCACAGGATGTCGCTCCTGAAGTCGCTCACCTTGCGCAGCGCATCGGTCACGCCTGCACGGTCGATCTTCTTCGGGTCCATCTTCAGCAGCGCCTGCGTCACGATGCGCGCTGCCACGTAGCCGCCTTGCGAGAAGGTGTCGCGCGGATCGCTCTTCGCGCCGTACTTGTCCATCACCGCAAGCCAGTTCTTGTTGTCGGGGCCTGCCGATTCGAGCGGGTTGAATTCGAGGTTGACGTCGAAGTTGCCCTTCCAGTAGGGCCCGATGGCCTTGGGCACGTCGGTGTTGTAGGCCGGCGCGGACGACACGAAGTGGATCTTCTTGCCGATGTTCTGCTGCTCGGCGGCCGCCAGCATCGGCACCAGGATGCCCTTGGGCACGTTCATGATGATGGTGTCGGGCTTCTTCGCGGCCGCCTGCAGCATGGTGGAGGTGGCGTCGGCCGAGCCGGGGTCGATGGCGATGGTCTCGACCTCCACGCCGTTCTTCCTGCCCCACTCCTTCGGCCCCTCGCAGGCCCAGTTGCCCAGGCTGGGGATGTTCGGAATGATGCAGACCATCTTCTTCGACTTGTACTTCTGCGCGGCGTACATGGCGGCGATGGTGGCCGACACGCGCGGCCCCGCGTTCACCGGCACGTAGTTGCGCGCGTTGAAGCACTCGCGCGGCACGCCGGTGCCGGCGATGACCATCACGCCCTCGTCGGCGTACATCTTGGCGTTGGCGCCGCACTCCACGAAGCTGGTGCTGCCCGCGAGCGCCACCACCTTGCGGTCCTTCACGAGCTTGGAGGCGACCTGCGCGGCGGTTTCCGGGTTCCACTGGTCGTCGACCACGACGTAGTCGACCGGGCGGCCGTTGATGCCGCCGTTGGCGTTCACGCACTTGAAGTACGCGGCCGCCGCCTGGCCCGAGGCGCTGAAGTCGTCGGGGCCGGTCTTGCCGACCACCGCGCCGATGGGAATGGGCTCGCCCGTTGCGGGCTTGCCGGTGTTGAGGCCGCAGTCGGGGCCCGACTGTGCCCATGCACCGCCCGCACCCGCGATACCCATGGCGCCGACCGCGAAGGACAGCGCAATCTTCTTCTGGATCTTCTTCATGATGGATGTCTCCTTTTCTGGTGATCGAAACCCGGCGGCTACACCGCCATGCACACGCTCTTGAGCTCGGTGAAGCTCTCGACCGCCGCACGCCCCAGGTCGCGCCCGTAGCCCGACTGCTTCACGCCGCCCAGCGGCAGTGCGTTGTCGAGCACGTTGTGCGCGTTGACCCAGACCACACCCGCCTGCAGGCGCGGCACGATGCGGTGCACGGCCGAGAGGCTGTTCGACCACACGCTGGCGGCCAGGCCGTAGGCGCTGTCGTTGGCCATGCGGATCGCGTCTTCCACGTCGTCGAAGGGCACGACCGTCGCGACCGGGCCGAACACCTCCTCGCGCACGATGCGCATCGAGGGCTTCGCGTCGACGAACACGGTGGGCTTCACGAAGCAGCCGCCATCGAAGGCTCGGCTACCGCCGGTGACCAGCGTCGCGCCCTCGGCCACCGCACCGTCGATGTGCGCCATCACGCGGTCCATGTGGCGCCTGGAGACGAGCGGGCCGAACTGCGCCTGCGGGTCGAAGCCCGAGCCGATGTGCAGCCCCTCGGCCGCCTGCGCCAGTTGCGCCACCACCTTGTCGAAGATGCCGCGCTGCACATACACGCGCGAGCCCGCGGTGCACACCTGCCCCTGGTGGAAGAAGATGCCGTTGGCCGCACCCTGCGCCGCCGCGGCCGGGTCGGCGTCGTCGAGCACGATCAGCGGCGACTTGCCGCCCAGCTCCAGCGTGAAGCGCGCCATGTTGTCGACGGCGGCATGGCCGATCTGCCGGCCCACGCCGGTCGATCCGGTGAAGCTGATCTTGCGGATGTCCGGATGCTGCGCGAGCGCCGCGCCGGCCGTAGCGCCACGCCCGCACACCACGTTGAGCGCGCCCGGCGGAAAGCCCGCCTCGATGGCCAGTTCGGCCAGCCGCAGCGCGGTGAGCGGTGTTTCTTCCGAAGGCTTGAGCACCACGGTGCAGCCTGCCGCGAGCGCGGGCGCGACCTTCCACAGCGCGATGGCCAGCGGGAAGTTCCACGGCACGATCGCGCCCACCACGCCGACCGGTTCGCGCCGCGTGTAGGTCACCCACTGCGGACCCGGAATACCGATGGAGTTGTCCAGCGTCTGGCCTTCGAGCTTGGTGGCCCAGCCCGCCATGTAGCGCACAAACTCGGCGCCCGCGCCCACGTCGACCATGCGGGCGATGCCGCGCAGCTTGCCGCTTTGCAGCGTCTCGAGCGCACTGAGTTCGTCGGCGTGCGCTTCGATCAGCGTCGACAGCGTGTAGAGCATGCGCTCGCGGTCGGCAGGGCGCAGCGACCTCCATGCGGCGCTCTCGAAAGTGCGGCGCGCGCTGGCGACGGCGGTGTTCACGTCAGCCGCGTCGCTGTCGGGTGCCTCGGCCACGGTCATCTCGGTGGCGGGGTCGACCACCGGGAGGTAGCTGCCGCTGGCGGGGGGCGCCTCGCGGCCGTCGATGTGGTTGCCACGCCGGCGCTGTGCCAGCAGGCCCACCTGGCCGAGGTGTTCGATCGACAGGTCTCGCAGATTCATGAAGGGGCTCCGGGGCGATG
This is a stretch of genomic DNA from Variovorax paradoxus. It encodes these proteins:
- a CDS encoding ABC transporter ATP-binding protein, with translation MLSVNDLRLQRGGKAVLHGIDLQVPPGEVTALLGANGAGKSSTVMAIGGVLPIAGGRIEVEGHALHGQRPERVRALGVAVVPEGHRVLGDLSVLDNLRAAATALPAARVADAVEQVLAVFPELRVKLALPARSLSGGQKQMVCIAQALIGKPRYLAIDELSLGLAPTVVKRLVEVVQQVAREGVGVLLIEQFTTVALAVSSRAYVLERGRMAFAGSSEELRSRPEILHSSYLAAA
- a CDS encoding ABC transporter substrate-binding protein, which produces MKKIQKKIALSFAVGAMGIAGAGGAWAQSGPDCGLNTGKPATGEPIPIGAVVGKTGPDDFSASGQAAAAYFKCVNANGGINGRPVDYVVVDDQWNPETAAQVASKLVKDRKVVALAGSTSFVECGANAKMYADEGVMVIAGTGVPRECFNARNYVPVNAGPRVSATIAAMYAAQKYKSKKMVCIIPNIPSLGNWACEGPKEWGRKNGVEVETIAIDPGSADATSTMLQAAAKKPDTIIMNVPKGILVPMLAAAEQQNIGKKIHFVSSAPAYNTDVPKAIGPYWKGNFDVNLEFNPLESAGPDNKNWLAVMDKYGAKSDPRDTFSQGGYVAARIVTQALLKMDPKKIDRAGVTDALRKVSDFRSDILCKPFYVGNGNRHNANNSGPVASPDGNGWRFAPGGCLTADDPELVDIRADEQKMGLK
- a CDS encoding LysR family transcriptional regulator; protein product: MEYINESDFRRLDLNLLLVFHALLHERSVTRAAQRLFIGQPALSGALKRLRAALGDELFVRTSHGMTPTPRALELARVIEPLLLSLQQALHAQPAFDPATAERVFRIGLSDALEVALMPQLMQRLSEQAPGVRLVARAADRTNAPGMLDAAEIELAVGVFIECAAWHRQRALFGWHFVCVYNAALVKTRGKRITLQEYLHHPHLLTSFSADLSGLVDDLLREQGHARQVVFSSRNFATSPFIVRQMPAITTVPTFAAATWRDALGLAVSPLPFETPAYEVSLLWAAARDGDPGLQWLIGLMAEVFGEKPVC
- a CDS encoding SDR family oxidoreductase, yielding MALEQQTVVVVGGSSGVGLETVRRLAATGARVIATGRDSGKLQEAIGGLGKNVSGAAFDACDRGALDAFFEKTGPVDHLVLTLSGGEGAGEFAQLDLQSLRRGFEAKFWPQLEAAQAGARVLRKGGSLTFVTAISARNSLPGTAGLAAINGALEAMVGSLARELKPSRVNAVSPGLIDTPWWNRVPTAMKDDLFRQQVETLPVGRVGQPQDVAHAIQFLIENGYTTGTVIECDGGLRLV
- a CDS encoding ABC transporter ATP-binding protein; this encodes MIRISDLTVAFGGVKAIDALSAELDAPVCGLIGPNGAGKTTLVNVLSGLVLPRGGTVAVDGADLLGLKPIERVRFGLRRSFQTEQVVEDLSVWDNVRALLDHVPHARSDAVAQVARALAHTGLLDAATVPGHRLNLFQRRMLEIAKSLVGAPKLLLLDEPGAGLTEQEAGALRRVIGSVHAFCGAQVLLIDHDVDLIAATCTQTLVLDFGRRLALGPTRQVLDDPAVRKAYLGTE
- a CDS encoding branched-chain amino acid ABC transporter permease — protein: MDEYLPFVISGLGLGAVYALSGVGLVVLYRSSGVLNFAFGAIGAIGAYVAWSMLEADWPQGLAWCAAIVTSMLLSLAYGRLLAPRLSHRDPTIRSIATLGFALVVVGFTEWYWGEQPRRLVLPTDAGAIDFVLGEVEVRLTHTRALGLALAVLMMGGVGLLLSKTRVGLKMRALANDRDLSALLGIRVLGVDTVAWVLSGAFAGVCGLLLANIVRLQATLLTFLVIPAFAAAIIGRLHSLPATVAGGIAIGVLEALAITVPGFAAFRTATPFLIALAMIVFYRTGTRQA
- a CDS encoding AraC-like ligand-binding domain-containing protein, producing the protein MNAHHFSTLLEHPADRQACWGRINTTYFGALNVQCLDTGTFDARMDAYELGPLGMFMIEAPSHRVARPDMRSEIALDEHYKLVLQLEGHGHISQRDREFHLHPGDWSLYDPRVPYAITNPERSRLLAITIPRQQFKGMKIPDLHTCEAHTPAMQGLYAVLGSFLTSLADQLPSLPNAVGRSVSDTVLGLLASTLATHSDEQFGAHPVPGVLKVRVKQFVHAHLADPTLSLDLIAQQLRCSKRYLHRVFEDEEQTLDRFIWQMRLERCSEALRNAAGGRTSVSEIAFAWGFNSSAHFCRVFKAQYGVSPREFQRRGAEKAPSPALTH
- a CDS encoding aldehyde dehydrogenase family protein; this encodes MNLRDLSIEHLGQVGLLAQRRRGNHIDGREAPPASGSYLPVVDPATEMTVAEAPDSDAADVNTAVASARRTFESAAWRSLRPADRERMLYTLSTLIEAHADELSALETLQSGKLRGIARMVDVGAGAEFVRYMAGWATKLEGQTLDNSIGIPGPQWVTYTRREPVGVVGAIVPWNFPLAIALWKVAPALAAGCTVVLKPSEETPLTALRLAELAIEAGFPPGALNVVCGRGATAGAALAQHPDIRKISFTGSTGVGRQIGHAAVDNMARFTLELGGKSPLIVLDDADPAAAAQGAANGIFFHQGQVCTAGSRVYVQRGIFDKVVAQLAQAAEGLHIGSGFDPQAQFGPLVSRRHMDRVMAHIDGAVAEGATLVTGGSRAFDGGCFVKPTVFVDAKPSMRIVREEVFGPVATVVPFDDVEDAIRMANDSAYGLAASVWSNSLSAVHRIVPRLQAGVVWVNAHNVLDNALPLGGVKQSGYGRDLGRAAVESFTELKSVCMAV
- a CDS encoding branched-chain amino acid ABC transporter permease gives rise to the protein MSASSTIVGAVPAHDVQGPPASLAQASRRARISLAVMVGCVLLIGLVVPWLANAYWIKTLTSSLALSIAAAGVALLYGQLGLVSLCQYALLGVGGWIALRAGHGLGWPFELSVLVGGLLSCVVGMLAGLPALRLKGLYLALVTMMMAGGFQVLINVTGFPDGGAGWLGRVFGSERLMMPRPALALSDAAYFRYVAVWLAAVLALIELHRRTRAGRSWALIRRGEAAAVAAGVNILRYQTWAFGLAGFCAGVAGALLAGGVGQLDGRAFTAGDSVMLFALTVVGGAYNWAGALIAGLLLRAVPALLTDFGVNGYLAMIFFGVALLHALITAPSGIAGQLAGAFAAVRQRLSGGKDAAP